In Neomonachus schauinslandi chromosome 6, ASM220157v2, whole genome shotgun sequence, a genomic segment contains:
- the UBTD1 gene encoding ubiquitin domain-containing protein 1, whose product MGNCVGRQRRERPAAPGHPRKRAGRNEPLKKERLKWKSDYPMTDGQLRSKRDEFWDTAPAFEGRKEIWDALKAAAYAAEANDHELAQAILDGASITLPHGTLCECYDELGNRYQLPIYCLSPPVNLLLEHTEEESLEPPEPTPGVRREFPLKVRLSTGKDVRLSASLPDTVGQLKRQLHTQEGIEPSWQRWFFSGKLLTDRTRLQETKIQKDFVIQVIINQPPPPQD is encoded by the exons GGCGCAATGAGCCCCTGAAGAAGGAGCGGCTGAAGTGGAAGAGTGACTACCCCATGACTGACGGGCAGCTGCGGAGCAAACGGGATGAGTTCTGGGACACAGCACCTGCCTTCGAGGGCCGCAAGGAGATCTGGGACGCCCTCAAGGCCGCCGCCTATGCAGCCGAGGCCAACGACCATGAGCTGGCTCAGGCCATCCTGGATGGAGCCAGCATCACCCTGCCTCATG gcaccctctgtgaATGCTATGATGAGCTGGGCAATCGCTACCAGCTGCCCATCTACTGCCTGTCGCCGCCTGTGAACCTGCTGCTGGAGCACACGGAGGAGGAAAGCCTGGAGCCACCTGAGCCCACGCCCGGGGTGCGCCGCGAGTTCCCCCTGAAGGTGCGCCTCTCCACGGGCAAGGACGTGAGGCTCAGCGCCAGCCTGCCCGACACAGTGGGGCAGCTGAAGAGGCAGCTGCACACCCAGGAGGGCATCGAGCCGTCCTGGCAGCGGTGGTTCTTCTCCGGGAAGCTGCTCACAGACCGTACACGACTCCAGGAAACCAAGATCCAGAAAGATTTTGTCATCCAGGTCATCATCAACCAGCCCCCGCCGCCCCAGGACTGA